In Novosphingobium resinovorum, the following are encoded in one genomic region:
- a CDS encoding thiamine pyrophosphate-dependent dehydrogenase E1 component subunit alpha, with product MQLNRDELLGAYRRMKTIREFEERLHEEIKTGEIGGFTHLYAGQEAVAVGICDQLTVDDKIVSTHRGHGHCIAKGCDVKGMMKEIYGRAGGLCKGRAGSMHIADLDVGMLGANGIVGGGAPQAVGAAIAARIDGKGRVGVTFSGDGACNQGTTFEAMNLAVVTKVPAIFVFENNHYSEHTGDAYAVGTSKDIASRAEGFGMKAWRANGCDFFETYAAFTELLEYVRAGNGPAAIELDTERYYGHFEGDPQRYRGKGELDRIRAERDCLRAFRARVTGAALLTDEDLDAVDAEVLALIEEAVAEARADEQPDPATVADDVYVEYY from the coding sequence ATGCAACTGAACCGCGACGAACTGCTGGGCGCCTATCGCCGGATGAAGACCATCCGCGAATTCGAGGAACGCCTGCACGAAGAGATCAAGACCGGCGAGATCGGCGGCTTCACGCACCTCTACGCCGGGCAGGAAGCGGTTGCCGTGGGCATCTGCGATCAGCTGACCGTGGACGACAAGATCGTCTCCACCCATCGCGGCCATGGCCACTGCATCGCCAAGGGTTGCGACGTGAAGGGCATGATGAAGGAGATCTACGGCCGCGCCGGAGGGCTCTGCAAGGGCCGCGCGGGCTCGATGCACATCGCCGACCTCGACGTCGGGATGCTGGGCGCCAACGGCATCGTCGGCGGCGGTGCACCGCAGGCGGTGGGCGCCGCGATCGCCGCGCGCATCGACGGCAAGGGCAGGGTGGGCGTGACTTTCTCGGGCGACGGCGCCTGCAACCAGGGCACCACTTTCGAGGCGATGAACCTGGCCGTCGTTACCAAGGTTCCGGCGATCTTCGTCTTCGAGAACAACCACTATTCCGAGCATACCGGCGATGCCTACGCCGTGGGCACCAGCAAGGACATCGCCAGCCGTGCCGAGGGCTTCGGGATGAAGGCCTGGCGGGCCAATGGCTGCGACTTCTTCGAGACTTATGCGGCCTTCACCGAGCTGCTCGAATATGTCCGCGCCGGTAACGGCCCCGCCGCGATCGAGCTGGATACCGAGCGCTACTACGGCCACTTCGAAGGCGATCCGCAGCGCTATCGCGGCAAGGGCGAACTCGATCGCATCCGTGCCGAGCGGGACTGCCTCAGGGCCTTCCGCGCGCGCGTGACCGGCGCCGCGCTGCTGACCGATGAGGATCTCGATGCGGTCGACGCCGAAGTGCTCGCCCTGATCGAGGAAGCCGTGGCCGAGGCGCGTGCCGACGAGCAGCCCGATCCCGCCACCGTCGCCGACGACGTCTACGTCGAATATTACTGA
- a CDS encoding aromatic ring-hydroxylating oxygenase subunit alpha, producing the protein MKLDFDDWNIHVGTPHPFNARVSPAIDNGTGRPDPRRYHDRAFMREEWEKVFARSWLLAGPASDIPESGDFFTFDVGPESFIVVRGDDGAIHAHYNVCPHRGSRLVTSDFGSLDRFTCPFHSWKFDLEGRNVAVTDPETFRPEVLCHDRNLTSVRCEVAVGLVFICMDPQVEPLKQWLAPILPHLELYDIDRMYVVQHRRSDWGANWKGGVDAFAEIYHLHAVHPQTQCLMDDRTQIDLWPGGLSRQFVPFAQPAARYGDQETVNPGIQSMLRDAGIDPETYDGTAAETRRAVQQAKRRRSADLGLGYERFSDSQLSDSVVYGLFPNAQIGCHPEAIFLHRFLPHASDPNQFTYDTCILYRHVDAPGYSAPAWMGLGEDTDLSGATRPEIVHTGLGEPPGLGEVLDQDSDLLPIVQAGARSRGFRGPLWSEQEGRLRHFHAELDRRMEAGA; encoded by the coding sequence ATGAAGCTCGATTTCGACGACTGGAACATCCATGTCGGCACGCCGCATCCGTTCAACGCGCGGGTGTCGCCCGCGATCGACAACGGCACCGGGCGACCCGACCCGCGCCGCTACCACGACCGCGCCTTCATGCGCGAGGAGTGGGAGAAGGTCTTCGCCAGGAGCTGGCTGCTGGCCGGGCCTGCATCCGACATTCCGGAGTCGGGGGACTTCTTCACTTTCGATGTCGGTCCCGAGAGTTTTATCGTCGTGCGCGGCGACGACGGCGCGATCCATGCGCACTACAACGTCTGCCCTCACCGTGGCAGCCGCCTCGTGACCTCGGACTTCGGCTCGCTCGACCGCTTCACCTGCCCGTTCCATTCGTGGAAGTTCGACCTCGAGGGCCGCAACGTCGCGGTGACCGATCCGGAGACGTTCCGGCCCGAAGTCCTGTGCCATGACCGCAATCTCACTTCGGTACGCTGCGAGGTGGCGGTGGGGCTGGTGTTCATCTGCATGGACCCGCAGGTCGAGCCGCTGAAGCAATGGCTGGCGCCGATCCTGCCGCATCTGGAACTCTACGACATCGATCGGATGTACGTGGTGCAGCACCGCCGCTCCGACTGGGGCGCGAACTGGAAGGGCGGGGTGGATGCCTTCGCCGAGATCTACCACCTCCATGCCGTCCACCCGCAGACGCAGTGCCTGATGGACGACCGCACCCAGATCGACCTCTGGCCGGGCGGCCTCTCACGCCAGTTCGTGCCCTTCGCGCAGCCCGCCGCGCGCTATGGGGATCAGGAGACGGTGAACCCCGGCATCCAGTCGATGCTGCGCGACGCCGGGATCGATCCCGAGACGTACGACGGCACCGCCGCCGAGACCCGCCGCGCGGTGCAGCAGGCCAAGCGCCGCCGTTCGGCAGACCTCGGGCTCGGCTATGAGCGGTTCAGCGACAGCCAGCTCAGCGATTCCGTGGTCTATGGTCTGTTCCCCAATGCCCAGATCGGCTGCCATCCGGAGGCGATCTTCCTCCATCGCTTCCTGCCGCATGCCAGCGATCCGAACCAGTTCACGTACGACACCTGTATCCTCTATCGCCACGTCGACGCGCCCGGTTACAGCGCTCCGGCGTGGATGGGGCTGGGCGAGGACACCGACCTTTCCGGCGCCACCCGGCCCGAGATCGTCCACACGGGCCTCGGCGAGCCGCCGGGGCTTGGCGAAGTGCTGGACCAGGACTCTGATCTCCTGCCCATCGTGCAGGCGGGCGCCCGCTCGCGTGGTTTCCGGGGGCCGCTGTGGAGCGAGCAGGAAGGCCGCCTGCGCCACTTCCACGCCGAACTCGACCGCCGGATGGAGGCAGGCGCATGA
- a CDS encoding SDR family oxidoreductase, whose translation MGRVEGKVALVTGGGSGLGAADCEALAREGATVVVTDVKLETALAVADRIGGGALAMALDVADEGQWIAVMQEIEARFGRLDVLVNNAGVVLSADVEDTTLEQFRWVSAIMTDGVFLGCKHAIPLMNKGSGGSIVNMSSTGALLGYPIFFAYSAAKGAVRAMTKSVAVMCQEKGYKIRCNSVHPGAIETPMVQTAEGRLDKPKEIPDGVLPPGTPGHPKDVAALVLFLASDESRFITGAELVIDNGVTIRPF comes from the coding sequence ATGGGCCGGGTTGAAGGCAAAGTCGCGCTGGTCACCGGCGGCGGCTCGGGGCTGGGAGCGGCGGACTGCGAGGCGCTCGCCCGTGAAGGCGCCACCGTGGTCGTCACCGACGTGAAGCTGGAGACCGCGCTCGCCGTAGCCGACCGCATCGGTGGCGGCGCGCTGGCGATGGCGCTCGACGTGGCGGACGAAGGGCAGTGGATCGCCGTCATGCAGGAGATCGAGGCGCGCTTCGGCAGACTCGACGTGCTGGTGAACAACGCAGGCGTGGTGCTCAGCGCCGATGTCGAGGATACCACGCTCGAACAGTTCCGCTGGGTCAGCGCGATCATGACCGACGGCGTGTTCCTGGGCTGCAAGCATGCGATTCCGCTGATGAACAAGGGGAGCGGCGGCTCCATCGTCAACATGAGTTCGACCGGCGCCCTGCTCGGCTATCCGATCTTCTTCGCTTATTCCGCCGCCAAGGGCGCGGTGCGGGCGATGACCAAGTCGGTCGCGGTGATGTGCCAGGAAAAGGGCTACAAGATCCGCTGCAACTCGGTGCATCCCGGCGCGATCGAGACGCCGATGGTGCAGACCGCCGAAGGCCGCCTCGACAAGCCGAAGGAAATCCCGGACGGCGTCCTGCCTCCCGGCACGCCGGGCCATCCCAAGGACGTGGCGGCGCTGGTGCTGTTCCTCGCCTCGGACGAATCCCGCTTCATCACCGGCGCGGAGCTTGTCATCGACAACGGCGTGACGATCAGGCCGTTCTGA
- a CDS encoding class I adenylate-forming enzyme family protein has protein sequence MGDRPILTMGEMVRSSAGKFGDRDAIVLPDRRLTYTELNEAARNWARAFVAMGVKPGDNVGLLLPTCVDFITAFYGITMTGAVAVPVNARYQASELGFVAADADLVTIITIGKVADGLDFSARLEAALPSLTQAEDPWALALPEAPRLRSIVCLDDRCAPYLVSARAALGAGLETPEAEVDARIDAVSPQDTAMILYTSGTTANPKGAMISHRAQVANSRNLGVRYECTGEDKVWSPLPIFHIAGILPMTMILDLGGVYMTIPRFDAGVGLAMLGKEGATIAYPSFVTIMQDLITHPTFKDTDLSKLRVMNSNFAVQPEWIKLAVAEAMPHTIQVGTYGLTEGAGTVSTSRLSDSYDVRTGRCGVPLDEWNVRIVDPETGEDCGPGEQGEIVLGGPNILKGYYNAPEKTAEAIRGGWFFSGDIGSIDADGNVMFHGRTKDMLKVGGENVAAAEIEAMLQTHPAVKLAQVVSLPDDRYAEVPAAFVELAEGESASEQQLIDHCKGRIASFKIPRHVRFVAEWPMSTSKIQKFRLREGLIAELQAV, from the coding sequence ATGGGCGATAGGCCAATCCTGACTATGGGCGAGATGGTGCGATCCTCGGCAGGCAAGTTCGGGGACCGCGATGCGATCGTACTGCCGGACCGGCGGCTGACGTATACCGAACTGAACGAGGCGGCGCGCAACTGGGCGCGGGCGTTCGTGGCGATGGGCGTGAAGCCCGGCGACAACGTCGGTCTGCTGCTGCCGACTTGCGTGGACTTCATCACAGCGTTCTACGGCATCACTATGACGGGCGCCGTCGCGGTGCCGGTCAACGCGCGGTATCAGGCGAGCGAACTGGGCTTCGTCGCCGCCGACGCCGATCTCGTGACGATCATTACCATCGGCAAAGTCGCCGACGGTCTCGATTTCAGCGCGCGTCTCGAAGCGGCGCTGCCCTCGCTGACGCAGGCGGAGGATCCCTGGGCGCTTGCCTTGCCCGAGGCGCCCCGCCTGCGCAGCATCGTGTGCCTGGACGACCGGTGCGCGCCTTACCTTGTTTCCGCCCGCGCGGCGCTGGGGGCGGGGCTGGAGACGCCCGAGGCCGAAGTGGATGCGCGGATCGACGCCGTCTCGCCGCAGGATACGGCGATGATCCTCTATACTTCGGGCACCACGGCCAATCCCAAGGGCGCGATGATCAGCCACCGCGCGCAAGTGGCGAACAGCCGCAATCTCGGTGTGCGCTACGAATGCACCGGCGAGGACAAGGTCTGGTCGCCGCTGCCGATCTTCCACATCGCCGGCATCCTGCCGATGACGATGATCCTCGACCTTGGCGGCGTCTACATGACGATCCCGCGCTTCGATGCCGGGGTGGGGCTGGCGATGCTGGGCAAGGAGGGCGCGACGATCGCCTATCCCAGCTTCGTCACGATCATGCAGGACCTCATCACCCACCCGACCTTCAAGGATACCGACCTGTCGAAGCTGCGGGTGATGAACTCCAACTTCGCGGTCCAGCCCGAATGGATCAAACTGGCGGTCGCCGAGGCCATGCCGCACACCATCCAGGTCGGCACGTACGGGCTGACGGAAGGCGCGGGCACCGTCTCCACCAGCCGTCTTTCCGACAGCTATGACGTGCGCACCGGCCGCTGCGGGGTGCCGCTCGACGAGTGGAATGTCCGCATCGTCGATCCAGAAACCGGCGAGGATTGCGGGCCGGGAGAGCAGGGCGAGATCGTGCTGGGCGGCCCGAACATCCTCAAGGGCTACTACAACGCCCCCGAAAAGACCGCCGAGGCCATCCGGGGCGGCTGGTTCTTCTCCGGCGACATCGGCTCGATCGACGCGGACGGCAACGTCATGTTCCATGGCCGCACCAAGGACATGCTCAAAGTCGGCGGCGAGAACGTCGCGGCGGCGGAGATCGAGGCCATGCTGCAGACTCATCCGGCGGTGAAGCTGGCGCAGGTCGTCAGCCTGCCGGACGACCGCTACGCCGAAGTCCCTGCCGCCTTCGTCGAACTCGCCGAGGGCGAGAGCGCCAGCGAGCAGCAACTGATCGACCACTGCAAGGGCCGCATCGCCAGCTTCAAGATCCCGCGTCATGTGCGCTTCGTCGCGGAGTGGCCGATGTCGACCTCCAAGATCCAGAAGTTCCGCCTGCGCGAAGGGCTGATCGCGGAGTTGCAGGCGGTTTGA
- a CDS encoding SDR family oxidoreductase gives MNAPSNYTAKVFRPEDDGPDRPARGLDEEALRQQSTIYRDDMLAGQTVLITGAGSGMGKAAAFLAARLGANVAICGRDLDKLQTTVDLVREEVGNEVLAVSTNIRDPEGVEALIGTVHDHFGGLDTLVNNAGGQFPQDAIDFTRKGWLAVIDTNLNGTWWMMQEAAKRWREDGKPGNIVNIVANVERGMPQAAHTCAARAGVIYLSKTLATEWSQWNIRVNCIGPGVIETEGFRMYPEEALKRFHKANPMRMRGNAWDVAEAIAYLASPAARFINGDLIIMDGGQAQWGVIWPAGMPEYFSEDGAA, from the coding sequence TTGAACGCGCCCAGCAACTACACCGCGAAAGTGTTCCGCCCCGAAGACGATGGCCCGGACCGTCCGGCGCGCGGCCTTGACGAAGAGGCGCTGCGCCAGCAGTCCACGATCTACCGTGACGACATGCTCGCCGGGCAGACAGTGCTGATCACGGGCGCGGGCAGCGGCATGGGCAAGGCGGCGGCGTTCCTGGCGGCCAGGCTGGGCGCCAACGTCGCGATCTGCGGGCGCGACCTGGACAAGCTGCAGACCACCGTGGACCTCGTGCGCGAAGAGGTCGGCAACGAAGTCCTCGCCGTATCGACCAACATCCGCGATCCCGAAGGCGTCGAGGCGCTGATCGGCACGGTCCATGACCACTTCGGCGGGCTCGATACGCTGGTCAACAACGCGGGCGGGCAGTTCCCGCAGGACGCCATAGACTTCACCCGCAAGGGCTGGCTGGCGGTGATCGACACCAACCTCAACGGGACATGGTGGATGATGCAGGAAGCCGCCAAGCGCTGGCGCGAGGACGGCAAGCCGGGCAACATCGTCAACATCGTCGCCAACGTCGAGCGCGGCATGCCGCAGGCGGCGCACACCTGCGCGGCGCGCGCGGGGGTGATCTACCTGTCCAAGACGCTTGCCACCGAGTGGTCGCAGTGGAACATCCGCGTCAACTGCATCGGCCCCGGCGTGATCGAGACCGAGGGCTTCCGCATGTACCCGGAGGAAGCGCTCAAGCGCTTCCACAAGGCCAACCCGATGCGGATGCGCGGCAACGCCTGGGACGTGGCCGAGGCGATCGCCTACCTGGCCTCCCCGGCGGCGCGGTTCATCAATGGCGACCTCATCATCATGGACGGCGGGCAGGCCCAGTGGGGCGTTATCTGGCCCGCCGGAATGCCGGAATATTTCAGCGAGGACGGGGCGGCGTAG
- a CDS encoding aromatic ring-hydroxylating oxygenase subunit alpha, whose amino-acid sequence MNYDPRSWTVHKGSDHPFDQPAPAIDNGTERPDPARYTSPEFFAREWDEVFARTWLLAAPSSDIPEPGDWVKFDTGPESFIVVRQADGSVAAHYNVCPHRGSRLVTGEMGSQDSFTCPFHSWRYGIDGHNQKVTDAETFRPEVLCHGTDLTSVRAEEAAGLVFINMDEGARPLAEFLAPILPMLETYGMDRMHVVQHRRSDWAANWKGGIDAFYESYHLHAIHPQTMGVIDDRTHIDLFPHGLSRQFVPMAQPNSHFPDQERINPGIAMLLADAGVDPGSFTGTAMESRAAVAHAKRERAARIGLDYSHFSDAQLTDATIFGIFPNTQIGCHPEAVFLHRFKPHAGDPEQFTYETTILYRHVDAPGYGAPGWMGLGAEVDVTGATRPEVVHTGLGEPPGMGEVLDQDSDLLPIVQAGARSRGFRGPLWGEQEARLRHFHVELDRWLKG is encoded by the coding sequence ATGAACTACGATCCGCGCAGCTGGACCGTCCACAAGGGCTCCGATCATCCGTTCGACCAGCCCGCCCCGGCGATCGACAACGGCACCGAGCGGCCTGATCCCGCGCGCTACACCTCGCCCGAATTCTTCGCCCGCGAATGGGATGAGGTCTTCGCCCGCACCTGGCTGCTCGCCGCGCCGTCCAGCGATATTCCCGAGCCCGGCGACTGGGTGAAGTTCGATACCGGACCAGAGAGTTTCATCGTCGTGCGGCAGGCGGACGGCTCGGTCGCGGCGCACTACAACGTGTGCCCGCACCGGGGCAGCCGCCTCGTCACCGGAGAGATGGGCAGCCAGGACAGTTTCACCTGTCCGTTTCACTCGTGGCGTTATGGGATCGACGGGCACAACCAGAAGGTGACCGACGCCGAGACCTTCCGTCCCGAAGTGCTCTGCCATGGCACCGACCTGACCTCGGTTCGCGCGGAGGAAGCGGCGGGCCTCGTGTTCATCAACATGGACGAGGGCGCGCGGCCGCTGGCCGAGTTCCTCGCACCGATCCTGCCGATGCTGGAGACTTACGGCATGGACCGGATGCACGTCGTCCAGCATCGCCGGTCGGACTGGGCGGCGAACTGGAAGGGCGGGATCGACGCTTTCTACGAGAGCTATCACCTCCACGCGATCCATCCGCAAACGATGGGGGTGATTGACGACCGTACGCACATCGACCTCTTCCCGCACGGCCTTTCTCGCCAGTTCGTGCCGATGGCCCAGCCCAACTCGCACTTCCCGGATCAGGAGAGGATCAATCCCGGCATCGCCATGCTGCTGGCCGACGCGGGCGTCGATCCCGGCAGCTTTACCGGCACCGCCATGGAAAGCCGCGCCGCGGTGGCCCATGCCAAGCGCGAAAGGGCGGCGCGGATCGGGCTGGACTACTCGCACTTCTCCGATGCGCAACTGACCGATGCGACGATCTTCGGGATATTTCCCAATACCCAGATCGGCTGCCACCCCGAAGCGGTGTTCCTCCATCGCTTCAAGCCGCACGCCGGCGATCCGGAGCAGTTCACCTACGAAACCACCATCCTCTATCGCCACGTCGATGCCCCTGGCTACGGTGCGCCGGGCTGGATGGGGCTGGGCGCGGAGGTCGACGTGACGGGCGCGACGCGGCCCGAGGTGGTCCATACCGGGCTCGGCGAACCGCCGGGTATGGGCGAGGTTCTGGATCAGGACTCCGACCTGCTGCCGATCGTTCAGGCGGGCGCGCGTTCGCGGGGATTCCGTGGCCCGCTCTGGGGCGAGCAGGAAGCCCGGCTGAGGCATTTCCACGTCGAACTGGACCGTTGGCTGAAAGGTTAG
- a CDS encoding methylated-DNA--[protein]-cysteine S-methyltransferase produces the protein MEQPLYRRTMPSPVGELTLVGGDAGLVAVLWENDRPDRVPLGPLIDEEHPVLAATQTQLREYFADGRRVFDLPLDFRGTEFQRKVWAALLEIPFGETRSYGEIARGFGTPGASRAVGAANGRNPISIIAPCHRVIGKSGNLTGFAGGIEAKAWLLAMEEGQPLLL, from the coding sequence ATGGAACAGCCTCTCTATCGCCGCACGATGCCGTCGCCGGTGGGCGAACTCACGCTGGTGGGCGGCGACGCCGGGCTGGTCGCGGTGTTGTGGGAGAATGATCGGCCGGACCGGGTTCCCCTTGGTCCGCTGATCGACGAAGAACATCCGGTTCTAGCGGCCACGCAGACACAGCTGCGCGAATACTTCGCGGACGGGCGACGCGTGTTTGACCTGCCGCTGGATTTCCGGGGCACGGAGTTCCAGCGCAAGGTCTGGGCCGCGCTGCTGGAAATTCCCTTCGGCGAAACGCGAAGCTATGGCGAGATCGCGCGCGGGTTCGGCACTCCGGGTGCAAGCCGCGCGGTCGGCGCGGCGAACGGGCGCAATCCGATCTCGATCATCGCGCCGTGCCACCGGGTAATCGGCAAGAGCGGCAACCTCACCGGTTTCGCCGGCGGCATCGAGGCGAAAGCCTGGCTGCTGGCGATGGAGGAAGGGCAGCCGCTCCTGCTCTGA
- a CDS encoding TetR/AcrR family transcriptional regulator, which yields MALSRTRTTRTAKPAAPKASPAKNGGTTLQATKAAQTRGRLIEATVRCLVKHGYANTTTPRVAEEAGLSRGAMMHHFENGAALIKATIIELHEKRLRAFRRAAEKPEEHDVDTLVEVYWAQVQKPAFIAFHELAVAARTDKDLGAILFPLQEEFRERFNAQADALFPEWRDAPAQFDMAMNLSQTILEGMAIAVQTGAMDKAKVPAMLTHLENQIRALMPWHKGVAVS from the coding sequence ATGGCTCTTTCGCGCACGCGCACCACCCGCACTGCAAAGCCCGCCGCTCCCAAGGCGTCTCCCGCAAAGAATGGCGGCACGACCCTGCAGGCGACCAAGGCGGCACAGACGCGGGGGCGGCTGATCGAGGCGACGGTGCGCTGCCTCGTCAAGCACGGCTACGCCAACACCACGACGCCGCGCGTGGCCGAGGAGGCGGGCCTGTCTCGCGGAGCGATGATGCATCACTTCGAGAACGGCGCCGCGCTCATCAAGGCGACGATCATCGAACTGCACGAAAAGCGCCTGCGCGCTTTCCGCCGCGCCGCCGAGAAGCCGGAGGAGCACGACGTCGATACGCTGGTGGAAGTCTACTGGGCGCAGGTCCAGAAACCCGCGTTCATCGCCTTCCACGAACTTGCCGTGGCGGCGCGCACCGACAAGGACCTCGGCGCGATCCTCTTCCCGCTGCAGGAGGAATTCCGCGAACGCTTCAACGCGCAGGCTGATGCTCTTTTCCCCGAATGGCGCGATGCTCCGGCCCAGTTCGACATGGCCATGAACCTGTCCCAGACGATCCTCGAAGGCATGGCCATCGCGGTGCAAACCGGCGCGATGGACAAGGCCAAGGTCCCGGCCATGCTGACCCATCTTGAGAACCAGATCCGCGCGCTGATGCCGTGGCACAAGGGCGTCGCCGTCTCGTAA
- a CDS encoding aromatic ring-hydroxylating oxygenase subunit alpha: protein MKPHVMGWDRASMDVKRVVDVFRVDPESVGNGTPTERAPDPELGTDIIPAARYYSPDFMKLEWERVWTKVWLLGGRSDDLKEPGDYICTDIGKESVLIVRQADGSIRAFPNLCLHRGNRLRPEGRGNAEKFQCMYHHWTYGLDGKLEHIPDLCTFVQGGPDGMKLTPLPCVEWNSFVWFSLDPKVEPFDDFIDPLKRHLEPYHPERMAWMRDITVEWDCNWKTSVDAFSETYHVQGIHPQLKWYLDDVNVQIDCYGKHNRYLIPFAAISPRVAMPSQIPPAIHEIMVHAGMDPAEYEGRVSDIRRDVQLFKREHGAAQGKDYSELNDEQLTDDYHYTIFPNVSVNVHADDVMLFRQRPHATDPNKMYYDIWMFGLVPEGEEWPERVRHQRFKHGDKTIGQVLDQDAFNLPTVQTGMQSDFFPGLHIGDQELRIRHFHKVLDDYIYTHGKGPDDL, encoded by the coding sequence ATGAAGCCGCATGTCATGGGCTGGGACCGGGCGTCGATGGACGTCAAGCGCGTCGTCGACGTGTTTCGCGTCGATCCCGAGTCCGTGGGCAACGGCACCCCGACGGAGCGTGCGCCCGATCCGGAGCTGGGCACCGACATAATCCCGGCCGCGCGCTACTACTCGCCCGATTTCATGAAGCTGGAGTGGGAGCGCGTCTGGACCAAGGTGTGGCTGCTCGGCGGCCGCTCCGACGACCTGAAGGAACCGGGCGACTATATCTGCACTGATATCGGCAAGGAATCCGTGCTGATCGTGCGTCAGGCCGACGGCTCGATCCGCGCCTTCCCGAACCTGTGCCTCCATCGCGGCAACCGCCTGCGTCCCGAGGGGCGCGGCAATGCCGAGAAGTTCCAGTGCATGTATCACCACTGGACTTACGGCCTCGACGGCAAGCTCGAGCATATCCCGGACTTGTGCACCTTCGTGCAGGGCGGCCCGGACGGCATGAAGCTGACGCCGCTGCCCTGTGTCGAGTGGAACAGCTTCGTATGGTTCTCGCTCGATCCGAAGGTCGAGCCGTTCGACGACTTCATCGATCCGCTGAAGCGCCACCTCGAACCCTATCATCCCGAGCGGATGGCGTGGATGCGCGACATCACCGTCGAGTGGGACTGCAACTGGAAAACTTCGGTCGATGCCTTCAGCGAGACTTACCACGTCCAGGGCATCCACCCGCAGCTCAAGTGGTATCTCGACGACGTCAACGTCCAGATCGACTGCTACGGCAAGCACAACCGCTACCTGATCCCCTTCGCGGCGATATCCCCGCGTGTGGCGATGCCGAGCCAGATCCCGCCCGCGATCCACGAGATCATGGTGCATGCGGGGATGGACCCGGCAGAATACGAAGGCCGCGTCTCCGACATCCGCCGCGACGTGCAACTGTTCAAGCGCGAGCATGGCGCGGCGCAGGGCAAGGACTATTCCGAACTCAATGACGAGCAACTGACCGACGACTACCACTACACGATCTTCCCGAACGTGTCGGTGAACGTCCACGCGGACGACGTCATGCTGTTCCGTCAGCGCCCGCACGCCACCGACCCGAACAAGATGTACTACGACATCTGGATGTTCGGCCTCGTCCCCGAGGGTGAGGAATGGCCGGAGCGGGTCCGCCATCAGCGCTTCAAACACGGCGACAAGACCATCGGTCAGGTGCTCGATCAGGATGCCTTCAACCTGCCGACGGTGCAGACGGGCATGCAGTCGGACTTCTTCCCCGGCCTGCACATCGGCGATCAGGAACTGCGCATCCGCCACTTCCACAAGGTGCTGGACGACTACATCTACACGCACGGGAAGGGGCCGGATGACTTGTGA
- a CDS encoding SDR family NAD(P)-dependent oxidoreductase, translating to MDLGLAGKKAILVGAARGIGYSVAEVLAREGCDIALTARSEDSVKDAVANLSKYGTKVVGKAVNAKQPEEYKAWIDWAIEALDGVDILVPFTSAGGGMGSEKYWYNAFETDVMGVVRAVEGVIEKMTEQQRGAIVLLGSTSVGEAMGGPQAYNAMKASLVTWGKQLALWHGKNGIRVNVVSPGPIEFEGGNWDMIKGTMEKFYASQLRQQPSGRLGRPEEVAKAIAFLASDAASWCNGSHLVVDGGFTNRTHF from the coding sequence ATGGATCTGGGACTGGCGGGCAAGAAGGCGATCCTCGTCGGCGCGGCGCGCGGCATCGGCTACTCGGTGGCCGAAGTCCTGGCGCGCGAGGGCTGCGACATCGCGCTCACCGCGCGCAGCGAGGATAGCGTCAAGGACGCCGTCGCCAACCTCTCGAAGTACGGCACCAAAGTCGTCGGCAAGGCCGTCAACGCCAAGCAGCCCGAGGAATACAAGGCCTGGATCGACTGGGCGATCGAAGCGCTCGACGGCGTCGATATCCTCGTGCCGTTCACCTCGGCCGGCGGCGGCATGGGCAGCGAGAAGTATTGGTACAACGCCTTCGAGACCGACGTGATGGGCGTGGTCCGCGCGGTCGAGGGCGTGATCGAAAAGATGACCGAGCAGCAGCGCGGCGCAATCGTCCTGCTCGGCTCGACTTCGGTGGGCGAGGCGATGGGCGGTCCGCAGGCCTACAACGCGATGAAGGCCAGCCTCGTCACCTGGGGCAAGCAGCTGGCGCTGTGGCACGGCAAGAACGGCATCCGCGTCAACGTCGTCTCCCCTGGTCCGATCGAGTTCGAGGGCGGCAACTGGGACATGATCAAGGGCACGATGGAGAAGTTCTACGCTTCCCAGCTTCGCCAGCAGCCTTCGGGCCGCCTCGGCCGACCGGAGGAAGTGGCCAAGGCCATCGCCTTCCTCGCCAGCGACGCTGCCAGCTGGTGCAACGGGTCGCACCTCGTCGTCGACGGGGGCTTCACCAACAGGACGCACTTCTGA